TACACAGACTAATCTactcatggcatccatgaagtacgatcttccgttgctggaccgtgacacaagatttaccctatggcaagtcaagatgcgggcgttgttggcacagtCCGACTACGATGAAGCACTGAATAGTTTTGGGAAGAACCGAATTCAAGATtggactgatgaggagaaaagaatagattgtaaggctttgtcataaattcaacttcatttgcataataatattttgcaagacgttttgagcgagaaaacggccgccgctctatggttaaagctggaagggatttgcatgactaaagatctcaccagcaagatgcatctgaaaaaaaattattcctgcacaggttacccgagggaggtaatgttttgaatcatatttcagaatttaaagagatcatatccgatctagctgcaatggaggttaagtatgaagaggaagatactgctttaatgtactttgttcactgccaagttcttataccaattttagagacaccatactatacagtcgtgatactctcacgcttaatgaagtttatgaagctttgaactctaaggagaagatgaaattaatggtgcctcatgatggttcgagttcatcccaagccgaTGGATTATCTGctcgtggcaggacaaaggagaagaactcacataatgaaaacagaggcaaaagtaagaacGGCTATAGGGGCCagtcgcaatccagagacaagaagtattgcaggtattgcaagagagacgggcatgacatctcagagtgtttcaagttgcagaacaaggaaaagagaaaaggtaacaaacaaggtgacaattctgctaacgttgctcgtgatgatagttccggtgatgctcttgtcgttattgctggatgtgctgagaccaatgatgagtgggtacttgacactgcatgcaCTTTTCACATGTGCCCGCATAGAGATTGGTTTACTACTTTTGATTCCACTTCTGctgctggttccgttttgggttttgataattcaccatgcaagattgaaggcataggttccgTTCGAACCAAGATGTTTGATGGCacaatcagaactttgacagatgttcggtatattccgaagatgaagagaaatcttatctctgttagtgcccttgatgcaaaggggtacaagtattcaggtggagatagtgttttgaaggtcaccaaaggttcccttattgtgatgaaaggtgatTTAAGTttgaccaatggtctttattaccttcgaggttctgccgtttcaggtaacgctactccagttatttcaaagaattctgattgtgatgctgctaacctttggcatatgcgtcttggacatatgagtgaacttggtttggcagagttaaataagagaggtctttttgatggatatgaacctggtaaattgaaattttgtgagcattgtatcttcggcaagcacaagagggtgaagttcaacacttcaACTCATACAAccgaaggtattcttgattatgagcattctgatttatggggaccatctcacaagaagtcactaggtggtgctagttacatgctgactattattgatgattattcgagaaaagtttggccttatttcttgaagcataaatatgaagcattctcagcatttaaggagtggaagattatgattgaaagacaaactgaaaagaaggtaaagatacttcgcactgataatggtatggaattctgttctaagcaatttaagaattattgcaagtctgaaggcattgtcagacattacaccgttccttatactactcaacaaaacggtgttgctgagcgtatgaacaggaccattatttccagagcccgttgcatgttgtccaatgcaggtttgcataggcgtttttgggctgaggccgcttccactgcttgttatctcattaaccgttcaccatctattgctcttaataagaaaactccaattgaggtatggtctggttcacctgctgattattcacagttgagagtttttggttgcactgcttatgctcatgttgataatggaaaattggagcctagggctgttaagtgcatctttcttggttataagtctggtgttaaaggttttaaattgtggaatcctgaaacccagaaggtggttattagcagaaatgttatctttaatgaatctgctatgttacatgatgttttaTCTACTAATGTTCTTGTTGAGAGTGAACAACAACCTATTGTTCAGGAgactactgttcaggtggagcatgttattgattcaggtgatacttctggtaatgaaattgttgatgcacatgatgaacccgtcgttaatgatgatcatgtcactcccactccaaatcagcctattgttccgcccagttggaatctcgcacgtgacagagttagacggggtattaataaaccggacaagttaattgaagagtgcaatattgtttcttttgctttatctgttgcagaagaaattgaaggtaattatgagccttcttcatattccgaggctattatttcgggtgatagtaataagtggatgattgctatgcatgatgagatggaatcacttgaaaagaaaggcacttgggatttagtaagattacctagagagaagaaacctatttgttgcaagtgggtttttaagaggaaagaaggtgtttctcctaatgatgagacaagatataaatcaaggttagttgctaaaggttacagtcaaattccaggtattgactataacaaagtcttttctcctgttgtgaagcatagctctattcgcattttactcagtattgttgccatgcatgatcttgagcttgaacaattggatgttaaaactgcattcttacatggagaattagaagaggatatttatatggaacaacctgaaggttttgttattcctgaaaaagaaaagcttgtctgtaagttaaagaaatctctgtatggattgaagcaatcccctagacagtggtacaagagatttgacacatttatgctctctcaaggtttcaaaaggtctaattatgacagttgtgtttatttgaaaactgccaaaggttcaactatttatttgctcctttatgttgatgatatgctaattgctgcaaagagtatgtcagatattaatgaactaaagaagcaaatgagtaatgaatttgagatgaaggatttgggtgcagcaaagaaaatacttggcatagaaatatccagagatagaccgtctggaaaagtatatctaagtcagaagggatatattgataaagttcttcgtcgttttaatatgcataatgccaagtcAGTAAGTACTCcattagctgcacacttcaaattatcatcagctttatgtcctaagttagatgcagatattgagtacatgtctagagttccctattcgagtgcaattggttcacttatgtatgccatggtttgttcttgTCTGGATTTAtcttatgcattgagtgttgtcagtagatacatggctaatcctggaaaagagcattgaAAAGCAGTTCggtggattttcagatacctgcgaggtacttctaatgcgtatttacagtttgggaaaactagagatgacttgttggttttgttgattctgattttgctgatgatttggataagagaagatcactcacaggttatgttttcaccattgatggttgtgctgtgagttggagagcaactttgcagtctattgtggcatgttccactactgatgccgagtatatggctataggcatgcaaagaagctatctggttgagaggtttgtatactgagctttgtggagattcatcttgccctaccatattttctgacagtcaaagtgccatatatcttacaaagaatccaatgtatcatgagaggacaaagcacattgatgtcagatttcattatattcgagatgttgttgctgaaggcaatttgaaggtatgcaagataagtactcatgataatcctgctgatatgatgacaaagccagttccaaccaataagtttgagctttgctcaggcttagttggtatttctcactagtcctatggactttgacgcacaagatgtttatgctgatttggatggagttattcactttcctcgactactggagggaatttggctCAAGATGGAGAtagttaaattgtgatccaaattctaccGTGTTGGACTAGACGTTGTACATACGGagtgggcctttgcgttggtaccgacgcgtacgagtacaactcgtttacttgtcctccaaggactctcatgtattgccctcatatataccccatgtagtcgcacctaagacagcctgtcgtctcgtgcttgtaatactcctcctcatagtgattgcgccttcgtgcgtccgtggttttctcccgcaagggtttccacgtaaaaatccgtgtctctttgtctcgtttatttctcgttattatctaacaataGTCACCTCATTGCTTTCCACCAAAATCCTCTCCTACCAAAGAAAAAAATCTTGAGAGTATTTGAGTGCTGAGGAgattatcttttgaagcacaagagcaaggagttcatcatcaacaacaacatctaTTATCATTTGGAGGGTGATGCCCTCCTAGATCGACTAGGTGTGCTGGGAAGTTTCCAAACGTTGTGGAGAAGCCAAGAAGTTTGCGAGAGcttggagatcgcctacttcatgaagatctacccgagtgaggctagtccttcgtgggtATAAGCCATGGTGGAATATGTGTGGTTGATTCTTCGTGGACTCGATTTCTCCGTGGAATCTTGCAACCGATATCTTCGTGATCTTAGATCCTCTATGGATCGAAGCCTCCATCAAGGTGGAcgtacgatagcatcacctatcagaaccatgagtAAAAAATCTTCACCATGTCAACATTGCTAGCTAAGTTAAATCAAGCTCCTACTTTATTAGCACTTGCAATTCTTTACTTTCAACTCGTGAAAAACTTGCAATTCATGACAAACTTCGACAAATGTTTTAAATGCTTGCGAAGTTTCATCATGTAATGACATTCGTGGAACTCGTGAAAAAAAATCATCACACCAAAATGCTCTCGAAAATAACGTTTTTCATGACTTCCACAGATGTTTTCTCATGATGAAATTTTGCAATTACTTAGAACAGTTTTCAATGTTTGACACAAAAACAATCAATTTTTTTGGATTTGTTTAAAAAAATAGATTTACTGTTCACCCAAACTCATTTGAGTTCGAGCTGAAAAACATCATTTATTCCTTTGTAGAATCTCATTACAAAGTCATGGCTAGGATTTATTTTTTATTAACTTTTCTCATTTGGGTGCTATGATAATAGAATCCCCTCTCACATCGGTGTCACATCACATTTTTCATACATAACAATGCATGATACTCTTACAACATTCCCACTACGGGAGGTCTAAAAAGAATGAACAAATAACCGTGAATGAGTGGGATGTAATCAGAAACTGCAGTTGTTCTTTTGAATTACTCATGTATTTTTTCTAACACGGTAGAAACATAGATATTCACATACACGCACATATATTTGCCATATGAACACAAGATTAACGAAGTTAACACAGACGCGTCGTAATCGAGGGAAAAGTCTCCTTCTACTGAAGAAACATCACCGGACTAAAATAAATATATGAAAATGCGATCACCAGTGTCAAGTCTAGAACTTAAACCTATTGGGCTGGTTGCACAAGGAACCTAACTATCTGACATACGCTGAGTCTGTGAATTACTTTCTCTGTAAAGTAGTGATCTATATAAACgcctttatatttctttacagagtgaGTACTCATTTACTGATTTTTATTTGTTAATCATGGTGGAACGATCCTTGGCTCCTTGCGTGCACACTGCATAGGAGAATCTAGGGTCACGTTCACCGAAAAATGCGAGCCACACTCGTACGCATGTGCCGAATCATGGAGTCAACTAACGAAGCGGTGAAGTAGCTGCTCGTAGGGAGAATTGGATCCGAAGCCTAGAAAAGTTAGAGCTGGAGTAGGGCCAAAGCGAAGCCAGCTCACGGAAGAACACCCTTTTTCTGTTGTGCACACCATTGAAGAACATATGGTCTCTTGATTTTCTTCAAAATCCATCTCAACTCTTTTTTTTTCGAGGAACCATCCATTTCAACTATGAAGCATAACACTCACTAATTAATCTTCAGATGTATGCCCTGGCAACAAAAAAATCTAAGATGTATGCACggcggacacacacacacacactctctagcTTGGTGGCGGTTGGATCTAAGTCTAACGAGGAGGCTTGCTGGCAGTTGGTGCACTCCCGATCGTCGTGGAAAGCCACCAACGACGGAAGGTGACCTGTTTCTATTGCAAACAAAGTAATGGAGAAGCCCCCCACCCCTGTACATGCTCTTCGCCAAACATTAGGTATCCGTTGACCCGCTGCTTCTTTTCTGCTAGATTTCGCGTTCAGTGCAAGTTTCTATCGCTCGAGCGACAGTTTCGCAATCGCAAGAAGCCCTCCACCCAAAAGGGTACTGCTCAAGAGAGGCGacaattttattttactttttttaaAGAAGGATAGCCCGGGCTCTGCTTCTGAGTGATACATGCAGCCATATTATTTAATGAAAGTATGAATACAAAATCTGAGGTCCAATACTGACTCACAAAAGTAgccaaagcaaaataaaatagaaTATGCCATAACCGGCAAAAGAACAGTCTACGATAACTAAACTCCTAGCCTATTATTAGCTCGTCAAAGCGGTTAAAATAACCCGGGCTACCATCTCTCAGCGGTTGCATCTAGTAGCCAAAAGCTATCTGGAGTCTACaagagtgagtaacgaccacgtacAAATCCATGCAGTGGCCTTGTTTATAACCTGCAAAAAGTTGGTGAAATTTTTCTGTTAAATATCATATCATTTCTGCGGTTCCATGTGGGCCAAAATAGTGCACATATCCCTATCCGAATATGTCTCACAATATTTGTTTCTACTCCGtgtagccacgtcccaaataacatgTTGATGCTAGTCGACTAACGTTGAAGGCTATATGCATCGTGCGTCAAAGCAGTTTGGCAAGcggacaatcaagaaagaggtgttttaTATTTTCATCCTGATCGCAAAAGCAACATGGCGAACTACCCATCCATCTTCGCTTTAACAAGTTATCCTTTGTCAAAGTCACTTCTGGATAGACATACGTGACTCCGcaggcggccgcctcctccccatcTAGGGTTTCTCTGCCTCCCACCGGCACCGGCGCTGATCCGCCtcatctccggtggccttagggtcaTGGGAGCATGgcggatcccggcccttgccggtgggagggctccgtttttagatgtgTCTTCGAGAtctgttagggtttgtgtccaactcaggaaggcgagacgacggcggcttcctgaagatgaaataaggttctccccgcctagcccccgttccggtggtACGTTTAGCATCATCGGTAGGCGGTGTGGATGTGTGTCTCCGGCGAatctgtccttggtggatttgctcggatctgttaaTCGTTCGTCTAGGTtcgtgtgttttcaggttggatccttccgatctacgctactcttcatcggcggcggttgctgttccggtgcgttggtcctatggggccttagcacgacgacttcccgactgtctactacaacaagttttgaccagctccgatgagggaggggcgatgccggcggcgtgccttcggctcgcttcagtgcttgtagtcgtcgctaggtagtctacggatctggatgtaatttttattatttctggtgttcattgtactgccatgattgaagttGAATAGATTGGatgttttcccgcaaaaaaaaatcaCTTCCTTGTGGACAAAACCACATAAAATTTTAATTCTAAGTGGAAATTTAATTTTTCAGATATGAAGTGATCTCGAGATTGATCCAAAGTCAATTAGATCCAAGTACATCGATTTCACCGTGAAACAACCGTTCCTAAATAATTTCCAGTGAATGGCATCTGGTTGATCCAAAAGTTGAACACCCATCAACCTGCGCACCAAATTCAGCCACGAGTTCCAATTTTCCCCCACCAACGACCTCCTGAATTGGATATTAAGAGGGATTGTTTGTAATACTGTAGCGACATAAGCTTCCTTACGTTGTACAGTATCATTTAATGTGGGATATTGCAGGGCTAAAGGTGTCTCCCCTAGCCATGCATCTTCTCATAATCTAGTCGTATTACCGTTACCAATGATAAATTTCACCCTCTGAAAAAAGATTTCTTTCATCCTCATTAACCCCTTCCAAGACGGTGAGTCATTAGGTCTAGCGGTAATCTGGGCCAATGTTTCAGTTTGAAGGTActtttttttttaaaggaggaacacccccggcctctgcatatggacaatgcatgcaaccactttattaattattcacttgttatgCAAAATAAGCCGACAATCCATTCCTTTATGCATTGGGATAAAAACGGTGACATGTGGAATGTGATTACTGTCACCAGGCAATCGAAATGACAATTTAGTTTCGCATGCGGCCTAAAACTGTTTGAAATATGTTTCCCGTCTTTCTCTATCAATTCGGACTTCTGGATGTGTTGATTGGAGCATAAATAATTCGGAATCAGTCTATACGTGACACGGCCGTGTTGAAATATATTGTTTGTCTTTCTTAATCAGTTTGAACTTTTAAATGAATTAATTGAAGCATGAATTTAATAAACACCATGTAATATTACACCTTACATTTTTTGCAGCTCTGCAGGTTGAGTCCGTAGTGGAGGAATGGCGGGACAGAGCACCAGCCAGTGGTAGCTCTCTGGAAGCAAGCAATGTGCTGATATTCCTTTGGTTGGTAAAATAGAAGAAGCGATGATTCGCGTCAATCCTACGGGAAACCAAAGCAGCCGTAGTTCAGCTCAAAGTATAAAAAAAAAAAAGAACTGTAGTTGCCAAGGGCGCGTTTGATTGATATCTCTGTTTTAGTCCATTTTGCGTACTTGTTCAGTTGAATCTGTTTAGACTAATGCAGCCTAAAAATTAAAATATCTGCATGTAGTTTGATTGCTTGCATTGAGCtccctacatcaagaaagcaatTTGTAGCATGCTATTTGGTTGTCTGTGTCGCTGATGTTAAACAAACAACACGTTGTTTAGTTGCAAACGGCATAAGGTGTGATCATCACTTCTCACTGGTGGTGACCTTACCACACACACTGAACATCGTCTTGTCCTAGTGAGGAAACAAATGCCAGTTTATCCTAACTACTAACAAATGGCAGTATAAATTATTAAGAGCCCTATGACTGAATAGGGCAAAGTTCAACGTTGCTAACTAGGTAGAAgaccatcctcttcctcttctttttcttctgttgctgcttcttcttctgctgttgtgctgctgcttcttcttgtcTTGTGTtgttgtccttcttcttcttcttcttcttctttttcttcttcttcttcagatcctTGTCTGACCTCTGAGCCCACTTCAACCTTTTGTTTTCCCACACTTCGTTGTCAAACGCCTCCACCATGGCCGGAGTTGACCACCTCATTAGGCGTCACATCTTTCTCGTTCGGCACAAGTCATCATAACTCCATTGTAGGATCCAGTTATGAATGATGCAACATGCAAAAACAAGCTTAACTTGGGTAGGGTAagggtggaatggcttctgatccagAATCTTAAACATATTCTTCAcagctccaaatgccctctcaactgTAACTCTAAGGCTGAAGTATCTGAGATTGAACAGTTCCCGAGGAGTCCTAGGATAATTCCTACCAAATAACTCGTTCAGATGGTACCTAGTTTATTGGTGATGTGTGACTATCGCGCGGTTCGTGGTTTAAAAGAGAGCAAAAATACAAGGACTGTATTGCATGCGGCAGGCGTTGAAGAAATTTTTTTTTTGATAAAGAACATATATTAATATTAAGAAGATACCAATTATACTGGCCTCTGCGACCAATATGATATCAGGCGTTTCCGAATCCCCCTGCACCGCACCCTATGTCGGGACCAACTTTTGCAGTCTGACTCGCTGGAAACGGCCGATTCAAGCATTCCCAACGAGGCAGGCTCTGATTGGCCTCTACAACCAATATGATATCAGGCGTTTCCGAATCCCCTGCACCGCACCCTATGTCGGGACCAACTTTTGCAGTCTGTCTCGTTAGAAACGGCCGATTCAAGCGTTCCCAGCAAGGCAGGCTCTGGGGTGCTTTAAGTATCGTGCCAATGCAAATCAGACCTCCTTGCATGCAACCAACAGGCATTTTCCATCCCGCCCGGGTCTGGTTGGGCTGTGCAGCCTACCAAACGCCCCAAGTTGGAAGGTATCTATTCCCAAAGCGCCGCAGTCATCAAAAGACTTAACTCTTCTCACGCGAACCAAATTCTGTAGTACCTGCTGACTTCTGAATCAGGGTCAGTCCAGATCATGTACCATCTGTACCCAGTTGCACCGTAGCATCTTTTCACTTGTACCACTCCGCATATAAACAGAAACCACCACTTGCCATATGGAGCACTATACACACATCTAGGCATCTACTCGACGCGCGGCCGACATGACTGTTCCACTCAGTCACAGGTACGAGTCCAGGTAGGCGTGCCGGCCCCGCCGGCCGAACTCGAGCAGGCTGCCGTAGGCCCGGTCCGCGACCCCGACGAACAGCGCGTCCGCGTCCGGGCTGAACGCCACGCCCGCGATCTCCCCGAACAGCCCGATCTCCTGCGCGGCGCCGTAGCCGGCCCGCGCGTCGTACACGTGGACGaagtccgccgcctccgccgccgccaggaaCCGCCCGTCCGACGAGAACCGGAGGCCCCGGACCGCACCGATCCTCCCTCCCAGCACCGCGAACGGCGCCGACAGGTTGCGCGTGTCCCACAGCCGGCACGTCTTGTCCTGGTTCCCCGTCGCCAGGACGTGCCCGCCGGGGTGCCAGGCCGATGAGAACGAGTAGTCCAGGTGCCCTTTGAGAGTCGCTATCTCCTGCAAATGTAAGCATGAACAATGCTCAGTTTTGCTGCAGGGTGGAATGAAGGGGGATTTGAAGCTGTGATCTGATGATCTGTTGCGTACTTCGCCCGATTGAGCGTCGGTGATCACGCAGTCGGAGCTGTCGCCGAGGACCGCGAGGAGCTTGCCATCAGGACTCACCGATGTGTTCTGTGAAGGACATGATCCCATGACAACTTATGATTCAGCTGTCGGGGCGAAGGTAGAGTCAAGGAATACCGAAGAGGAGCATGGATTCACTCACATTGACCGACCACGGGAAAGTAAAGCGACTAAGCAGGCTGCACCTCTCGGCATCAAGAAATTTGACAGTGCAGTCATTGTTGGCCGCCGTCACTCGAGTAGCGCCGCTGCATTTTGACAACAGGAAATCTGATAGTTGATCACGTATTGCCCACAAATTCAGAATCAGAATATCAACCAAATTGTGCAGTTCTTACCTAGGAGACTCGTACACATCTACAGCATTCGTGACGGAGTTTTTATTATCAGCGGCATTCGTACAGAATGCCACCCCGGGCTTGTCAACATACTGTCGAGAAACAATTTATGAGCTAAGATACATAAAATGGTTGAAAATTCAGCGCGTCTTGAGACTATACCTTGAAAATCAGTTCACCACGGAAACCACCCGCTACCATGAGATTGTCTTTTAGGGCCATTGTGCTGATCTGCACTCTGGACAGTGTCCGAGCTCCATGCGTCTTCTGTGAAGCAGATGGAGTATAGATTGGAAGTTAGATATACAAAAATAACAGAAAAAGGCACACATTGAAGAGATGCAAACCTGCTTTGGAACAACTTGGCCTGCAACGTGGAGCACTTCTGTCCCTCTTTGAAGAAGAGAAGACCAGTGCATCACTGAATTGTTCTGTGCCATGTAAACATCATGCTTGGATGTGGCCCACACAAGATTCCTTAGCTGAAGATACCAAGAATAGGAATGATCAGTGCCTTCGGAGTAGAAAATGTGAACAATGCTTTGCAGGTGCTGTTTTATCCAAATGGAAAAAAACGTAGTTGATTGTAGCAACCAAACACTGACAATTTGATCTTGACGATATGCTTAGTGATAGTGAAACATAATGTTCTCTATGGTCTTACAACATTACTGAAATTATCTTACAAATAACTGCATTAAGAAAGAGAATAAAAAAGGCCTAGCAAAACAGCAGATGAGAGCACATTACCGTATCCATAAGAATTTGCTGGAAAACCGATTGGCAATCTGAGTTGTGTCTGAAACTGCACAAACCAAAGGGCCGATAACTTCCTACACACTCATGCACATTTCTAGGCATCACTCCCATTTGACCAACTCAACTACAGACTGTAACTCTACCATTATGGTTAGGACCTAGGAGTATTT
This region of Triticum aestivum cultivar Chinese Spring chromosome 2D, IWGSC CS RefSeq v2.1, whole genome shotgun sequence genomic DNA includes:
- the LOC123052023 gene encoding uncharacterized WD repeat-containing protein C2A9.03 isoform X2, yielding MGVMPRNVHECVGSYRPFGLCSFRHNSDCQSVFQQILMDTLRNLVWATSKHDVYMAQNNSVMHWSSLLQRGTEVLHVAGQVVPKQKTHGARTLSRVQISTMALKDNLMVAGGFRGELIFKYVDKPGVAFCTNAADNKNSVTNAVDVYESPSGATRVTAANNDCTVKFLDAERCSLLSRFTFPWSVNNTSVSPDGKLLAVLGDSSDCVITDAQSGEEIATLKGHLDYSFSSAWHPGGHVLATGNQDKTCRLWDTRNLSAPFAVLGGRIGAVRGLRFSSDGRFLAAAEAADFVHVYDARAGYGAAQEIGLFGEIAGVAFSPDADALFVGVADRAYGSLLEFGRRGRHAYLDSYL
- the LOC123052023 gene encoding uncharacterized WD repeat-containing protein C2A9.03 isoform X1, whose protein sequence is MAVYLNDDLEDLQDDHFDSDGFGVSGSRDGHPSSPNKHKNDTSAVEYRNGKDMQGIPWERLKYSRDQYRKMRLKHYKNYENLARSHQGFDMECKQVETNDKFYDFCFNTRLVKPTIVHFQLRNLVWATSKHDVYMAQNNSVMHWSSLLQRGTEVLHVAGQVVPKQKTHGARTLSRVQISTMALKDNLMVAGGFRGELIFKYVDKPGVAFCTNAADNKNSVTNAVDVYESPSGATRVTAANNDCTVKFLDAERCSLLSRFTFPWSVNNTSVSPDGKLLAVLGDSSDCVITDAQSGEEIATLKGHLDYSFSSAWHPGGHVLATGNQDKTCRLWDTRNLSAPFAVLGGRIGAVRGLRFSSDGRFLAAAEAADFVHVYDARAGYGAAQEIGLFGEIAGVAFSPDADALFVGVADRAYGSLLEFGRRGRHAYLDSYL